DNA sequence from the Vicia villosa cultivar HV-30 ecotype Madison, WI linkage group LG3, Vvil1.0, whole genome shotgun sequence genome:
TGGTTATTGGTATTCCAAGTCTTGAGATGCCTGACAAATTGTGTGAAGGTTGTTTAGTCGGAAAGCAATCCAGAAATTCTTTTGCTTCGACTATGCCAATGAGATCATCATGCATACTCGAAATGGTACACTCAGATGTATGTGCTTCATTCGAAGAACATACCCTTGGTGGAAAcaggtttttttttttcatttttcgatGATTTTAGTTGAAAGTTGTGGCTCTATGTGATCAAGAGAAAGGACAAAGTATTTGATATCTTTAAGAGATTCAAGATACTTGTCGAAAACCAGAGTGAGAAGAAGATCAAAGTTTTGCAAACAAATGGAGGTGGAGAATACACATCCAAGATGTTCGAAGAACTCTGTGTCGAACATGGTGTTGATCATGAGgtaactgctccttatactctTCAACATATTGGAATTTCCGAAAGAAGTAACAGAACCATATTGGATATGGCGAGATGCATGCTGAAGCAGAAGAATTTACCAAAGTCCATATGGGATGAAGCTGTTTCTACTACAGTTTATATCCTGAACAGGCGTCCTACTAAGAAGTTGAAGAATAAGGTTCCTGAAGAAGTGTGAAGTGGCAAATGACCATCAGTGAGTTATCTGAAGGTGTTTGGCTCTATGTGTTACAAGCATGTTCCTGATGCAAGAAGAAGGAAGTTTGATGACAAGAGTGAACCTATGATTCTGGTAGGATATCATCATACTGGTGCATACAGACTATTCAATCTAGTTAATACGAAGATTGTGTTGAGTCCAAATATTGTGGCTGATGAAAATTCTGCCTGGGATTGGAATTCAAGTAATTTAACAAGCCATTGATGAGCTCTTACTTTGAAGAAGCAACGGCTGAAGTCGAAGTTGATGCAATTGTCGAAACTCCAATTGAAGTCGAAGCATTTGCCAAAATTCTTGACACAGTCGAAGTCGAAGAAGGTATGGCTGCACAAGCCAAGGACCTCAAAGAACTCGAATTCTTCCAACAAGACTTCAAGACTATGAAGTGGCTAGTGATGATGAAGTCACACcagatggagaattagttcatttttCTTTACTTGCAAGTGTTGAACAAATCAACTATAACAATGCTTTAAAGATTTAACAATGGAAGTTAGCTATGGTCGAAGAGTTACAGACAATCGAGAGAAACAACACATAGAAGTTAGTCGAATTGCCAACACATAAAAAAGCTATCGACGTAAAGTGGGAATTCAAACTGAAACACAATGTTGATGGGTCGATAGCAAGACATAAAGGAAGATTGGTAGCTCAAGGATTTCTTCAAAGAGCATGGCTCAACTACTCTGAAGTATTTTCTCCAGTAGCAAGATTGGAGATTGTTCGACTAGTGGTAGCATTGGCATGCAACCAAGGTTGGTCGACATTTCACTTAGATGTGAAGTCAGCATTTTGGAATGGTCCTTTAGACAAAGAGATCTATGTCACACAACCTCTTGGTTTTGTGATTCAGAAGGAAACGAGTAAAGTATATAAGTAGCACAAAGCACTCTATGATCTCAAGCACGCACCTAGGGCATGGAACAAGAAGATCGAATCATACTTAGTCGAATTAggatttatcaaatgcaaatctgagtatggtgtctatgttcaTGTTGTGGcacaaaatataacaataatttgcttatatgtcgatgacttgttggtAACTGGAAATAGCTTGGAGAACTTGCCGAAGTTCAAAGAACTAATGataaaggaatttgaaatgtaGGATATGGAAAATTGTCTTATTTTCTCGGCATGGAATTTTAATTGTCAAAGTAAGGTATGGTGCTGcatcaaaggaagtatgtcaaagagatgCTCAAGATATTCAGAATGGATGATTCAAATCCTGCATCCTCACCTGTCAAAACAAACTTGAAGTTGGAGAAGAATGGAGAGGAAGACAAAGTCAATGTAACTTTGTTCAAGCAAATTATTGGATCTCTGAGATATGTGTGCAACAGTCTACCTGATATAGATTTCACAGTCGTATTAGTAAGCagatacatgagtgaaccaagagtgtcacacatgaaggctgCAAGAAGAATTCTAAGATAACTAAAAGGATCGATAGAGTATGAAATTCTATTTTCGACGAGAATCTGAAGGCGAAGAAGTAACAATTGCTTATTTTTCAGatgctgattggtgtggagataaggaagatcaaaGAAGCACAACTGAATATTTCTATCAAGTATTTGGTGCCCAATTTTCATGGTGTTCGAGGAAACAACCtgtggtggcattatcatcgtGTGAAGATGGATATATAGCACGATCTTACGTTGCATGTCAAACAATTTGGATCAGATCAGTGCTTAAAGAAATGGAGGTCGAAGTAAAGAAACCTCTTGTGTTGCAAATCGACAACAAGTTAGCCATAAATCTGGCAAAAAAACCTCTAGATTTCACTTCTTGAGGGAGAAGGTAAATCGAGGCGAAATTGAAGTTAGGCATTGCTCGAGTGAAgatttgttgagatattattggaattgatattattaatataatatcaaatataatctaatctaataatatcaaatcTGATTCAAGTTGTATAAGCCCTAGTCCAATCAGatggcatcaagtggtttcagCTTCCTCCCAATCGTAGTTAATCTAACGCCAATCATCACTAAGCCAACTAACGATCGGTAATATCTTTAACGATTTAGATGTTATGAATAttgatattttgaattaaatttattaaaacatTCTTAAATAAAGTCATTAGTGTACTTCAAAACACGTGTTTGTTATCATGAGATAAAGTGATCTATCTATACGCGTTAATTACGTatacatagtttttttttttgaacttaaTATATATAGTTAGATGCGTAGAATAAATTTAAACCacatgaaaatgcatgaaaatGATGGTATCAgagaattcaaaaagaaaaaggaaaaaaaagtatAAAGGAGTATGAACCAAAATTGAATGAAGAATGTCTCacgaaaaagagagaagagaaatatGAGATATCATAGTGGTGATGATACTGAAATAAGAATGCCTCAAAGAAATTAATCTAATCATTAAGAAATTTACTCAAATATTTTAATTGCATGAGTTCAATTTTCCTTATTGATAtgtgtttttataaattaatatgacAATATAAATACTCTCAATATAAATACTCGTAATTGAAATATTGTCGgtgcaaaattattttatactgtcattcaattaaaatattaattttacacttttatttaataaaaataattattttaactcgtttgtatgaaataaaaaaataaaaaattaaattattttaataactaattcttttatattttttttatggttcaaaataattcattttaattgaatcacaatgtaaaatagttttactgtATTTCAACTAATCTCTAAAATATGTAATaactaatttaaaatatttacatatagttaattaaattatgtaaaattaaaataaatatttattacaaTATTTGTAAGAATAAGTTTAAAAAATAGTATCACATAATAATTTGATTCTAATGTGATAATATCTGTGATTAAATAATTTAGAAATAATAGAAAGCAAAATAGTAGTATAAAGAGAGATAAGCCATGGCCCAAATTGTTATTCACTTTTGGAAATTAAGTGATTGCTGACTACTCCTTCCTTTGAGTGTTCTCCTTTCATTTCATTTCTCACATATCACTTCACTCCCTTCTATCCTATTCTCTTTGTCCCTTCATTAAACTCTCAACAAAATCACTTATTCTCTTAATCTTAATTTTACTCTTTATGGAAATTGAACAGCCACTACCCACCATCCTCATCAAGTCTAGATTCAAACGCATATGTGTTTACTGTGGTAGCACTCCTGGAAGAAATCCTAGCTACCAAATTGCTGCTATTCAGCTCGGAAAACAATTGGTAATTaattattcattcatattcatcttATTGTTGTTCTGTTTTTCCTCTGTTCTATTGAGATGCAGAAGATGAAGAGACAATTAATTAATCTGAATGATTGAGATAATTCATTTgacatttttgaaaaataattgagtatagaaatatatataaaaagtttGATACATGTGTGTAGGTGGAAAGGAAGATTGACTTGGTATATGGAGGAGGCAGTATTGGGCTGATGGGTCGTATCTCACAAGTTGTTTATGATGGCGGATGTCACGTGTTAGGGTAATTTCTTTTTATCAAATAATTTAGTTGCTGATATTCATCCTTTAAAGATGAATAAATGGAATGTCGCAGAACTCAGCATCTGATATTTCTGCATAATTattgatttttctttctttttatttttagtattttttgtgCACATGAATGATGAATCTTCCTTCTTGCTTCCTTGTGCAGAGTCATTCCAAAAACACTTATGCCAAAAGaggtatttaatttaattacttttaCTTGTACTAATCCTGCTATCTAATTAGGATTATACAACTAATCAATTAATTAACATGTGTAATTGGTTGTTAATATAGATAACTGGTGAGAGTGTTGGAGAAGTAAGAGCAGTATCAGGGATGCACCAACGCAAAGCTGAAATGGCTAAACAAGCTGATGCTTTTATTGCCATGCCAGGTTAGTTAGTTACAAGTTAGTTATGCATCTTTCACCAACTATGCACACGTGTGAACTAAGGATAGCAAAATCTcttgcttttttttctttctttcttcacaCCATGTCTCAACTCTCACATCATTATCATACATAATCAAGTATTTCATCTCAATTGCTTTTCACACTTAATTaactatatttagtttaattgGGCTATCTAAAATAATCGCATTTGAACTAAACTTCAATTCAATTTGATCCAGTTCTATTAATAAATTGCTTGACTAATAGATTGATCTTTAATTCAATCAACCAATCAatatgattttgaaaaattaatataagTTTGTGTCTAGGaccattttaaatttttaaaattttatttaaaaatattaattttttcataATTCCATCGAATATAGACATATTTTAATACAATACCATAACAAAATATTGATTTTGTAAAGTCGTTCATCTTACACTTGTTAATCAAATATAACATGAGTGTCTATTAGGAAAGTTCATATTCAAAACAAactcatataaataaaaataaataaaaaatcacaaaaagaactTAATATTATTTTGCGAAAATCACTtagataaaattatttttttaaaacggaTTTGAATTGATTCAcatatatgtattttaatatttatttattttttatcaatataatatatttattttaatttattatttatgaatacttattttttaatactatttattaatttaaattaatttatttattttaattattttatttattttaactataATCAATACATCAAACATAATACTTTAtagtattttataatattaaatataatttatatttagatataaaaaaaaacgattcaaattttattatatgaaattgtatcaaataattttttttatttttagtctatctttcacatattaaataaaattttcttcaaaatcaatCCAAATCGTCCATTTGACATTTCCGTTGTCCATGAGGTATATTCCACACTTTCACAAGATAAGAGTAACTATCAACGGTTTGTGTTGTATAATCATTTGGCGGTGACTTAAATTAAAATCCTATTCATGATTTTTGTATGGCTTTACTAAGTCCATTTTAAATTACAATTCTAACAGGTGGATATGGCACATTGGAAGAACTACTTGAAATTATTACCTGGGCTCAACTTGGGATCCATGATAAACCTGTAAGATTTCATCCCCTTCTCTACAAATATCTCATTATGAAGAAAATCATTACCAACATAAATAAATCAGAGTCCTCCTGTTAAATCAGCTCAGTTGATAGTTgtgcaagaataagaatattagAGACAGTTTCTCATATACGAACTCAAAAATAACTTATTATTAAAATggaaataaaatgtaaaaaaaaaactgaatGTGACACAATTGGTTGTAGGTGGGGTTATTGAACGTGGATGGTTACTACAACTCATTGTTGGCATTCATGGACAAAGCTGTAGATGAAGGTTTTGTAACACCAGCTGCCCGTCACATTATTGTATCTGCCCAAACTGCCCAAGACCTCATGTGCAAACTTGAGGTACTACACTTTCAATTATTTCTTACAATTTGCAAATTTTCCATTTTAATTCCACGTACTCTTAACACTTTCTACATTCTAATTATATGCACATGATTGGGACAATAGGTTGTATATATATACACCTCAATTATTGGAAACAATCTGAGCCGTTGATTTGACTTTTTTAATTATGAACAGGAATATGTTCCTGAGCATTGTGGTGTGGCTCCTAAGCTAAGTTGGGAGATGGAACAACAGTTGGTTAACACAGCAAAGTCAGATATTTCTCGTTGActaaaatttaattaatcaaaatattaatcAACAATTACAGTACTAATCCACCGTCACGTGGACCCTACTTTTTAGTGCTTAATATTTAATCTCAACCCAAAAGAAACAAAACCAACTCGTATAGATGTAAGCTTCACAGATTAGTTCTTGCtttgatttgttttttaatttttctttttt
Encoded proteins:
- the LOC131654876 gene encoding cytokinin riboside 5'-monophosphate phosphoribohydrolase LOG1-like; this encodes MEIEQPLPTILIKSRFKRICVYCGSTPGRNPSYQIAAIQLGKQLVERKIDLVYGGGSIGLMGRISQVVYDGGCHVLGVIPKTLMPKEITGESVGEVRAVSGMHQRKAEMAKQADAFIAMPGGYGTLEELLEIITWAQLGIHDKPVGLLNVDGYYNSLLAFMDKAVDEGFVTPAARHIIVSAQTAQDLMCKLEEYVPEHCGVAPKLSWEMEQQLVNTAKSDISR